The DNA window TCAAACGGGTGGAACCGCAACGATCGCCGAACTGCGGATCGGTGGTCTGAACGCAACCACCAACACGAACCAGACCGCCACGCTGGATCTGTCCGGAGGCACCTTCAGCGCCGCGGATTTCTCCGTGCTCTCCGGCGGCAATGGCAGCGTCTCGACCATCAACATCAGCGGCACCGCCGACGTCACCCTTCCGGACTTTCCGACCACAAGAGGTACCGGCGCGACTGCCACCGTCACCTTCGACGGCGGCACGCTGAGGAATCTCGTCGCCAGCACTACCTTCATGGAAGGCCTGACCGACGCACTCATCAAAGCCGGAGGGATGAACATCGACACCACCGCCGGTGCCGCGACCATCAGTCAGGACCTCTCCGAAGACGGCGGTTCCCCGGGCGGCGGACTGACCAAAACCGGTGCGTTTGACCTTATCCTCGCCGGCACCAACACCTACACGGGCGCAACGAACGCCAACGAAGGTTCGATCAAGTTCTCGACGGCTGGCTCCTCCGTCAGCGACGTCGCCGTGGCCGATGGAGCCAGAGCCGGAGCGCTCGTTGCCGCGGACGATGGCCAATGGGTCAACAGCGGCGACCTGACCTGCGCCAACAACAGCGCCGTGGTCATCGATTACGGCAGCTCGACCCCGAGCACCACGGTCGCCCCGATCTCGGTCGACACCCTCAATGTCGGGACCAATATCGGGACAAGGATTGAGGGTGACCTGGTTCCAGCCCTTGCGGTCAGTCAGGCCTACCCCCTGATCACCTGGACCACCGGACCGGCGGACGCATCCGCCTTCACCACGATTCTCACAGGCGGTTTGTCCGGAACATTCAGCGTCTCTTCCAACACGCTCTACCTGACGGTCACATCCAATACGGTTGGGCAGCCGATTTCGTGGAACACCGGCGATGGCACATGGGATGAGGTCACCAGCAACTGGGTGGATGCGAATCTGGCCTCCGTGACATATGTCGACCCGCTGGATGCCGTCTTGTTTGGCGACGCCTCCGGCGCGACCGGCAGCCCGATTGTCACCCTCAACGACGTCTTCTCACCCGAGGACGTGACGATGAACAGCACCAGCCGCGACTACACGATCACCGGCACGGGCGGAATCGGCGGCTTGGGCGCACTGCTGCTCGACGCGGCCAACACGGGCACGCTCACCTTGGCCACCGCCAACAGCTACACAGGAGCCACGACCATCGATGGAGGAACCCTCCAACTGGGCAACGGCGGATCCGACGGCTCGCTCAACCCCGGCAGCCCGATCAGCGTGGCAGCTGGCGCGACTTTTGCGGTGAATCAGGATGACGCCGTGGCCCAAGGCACCGACTTCTCGGGTGTCGCCATCGACGGCGCCGGCGGCTTCTCGCAAGCCGGAAGCGGCACCACCGTACTGAATGCCGCGAACACCTTCAGCGGGCCGACCGCCATCGCCGGCGGCACGTTGCAGATCGACGGGACCGGCAGTCTGGGCGGCGGCAGCTACGCGGGAGACATCGCCATCGCTGGCGGCGCCGCCCTTCAATACAGCAGCAGCACGGGCCAGACGCTCTCCGGCATCATCAGCGGCGCGGGTTCCCTCACCAAGGACACCGGTGGCTCGACCCTGACGCTGGAAGGCGCGAACACCTACACCGGCGATACCACCCTTTCCACCGGCACGCTGGCCCTCGGTGCCAGTGAGGTGATCGCTGACAGTTCGGCCGTCATCCAGAGCGGAGGCACGATCCGAACGGCGGATGGCGTTGTCGAGACGCTGCACAGCCTCACCGCAAGCGGAGGCACTCTCCTGATCGGCACCACCAGCACCTCCGGCAGCGCCGACATCACCTTGCTCAACAACAGCGAGGTCAACGACATCCAGATCGGAATTACCAGCATCCTCCGCCTGGCCGCGGGCGTCACCCTGACCCAGACGGGCTCAGGCACGACGTCGCAGCTCGGCCCCGGCGACACACTGACCTTCGACGTCGGTGCCGGCGGACTCGCCGACATGACGGGCGACATCAACACCGGGGACGGAGACGGCGCGCTCAACAAGATCGGGGCCGGAACCCTCCGTCTGACCTCCCCCGCCTGCAAATGGGGCGGCGGAACCGTTATCGAAAACGGCACCGTCGAATTCGACACGATCGCCAACATCAACAACGCGAGCAGCCTGGGTGATGCCGATACTGCGGATGTCCTCCAGATCGGATCCAACGCGACCGCCGCCACTCTCCGGATGATCGGAACCGACTCGGCGAACTCCACCAACCGTGCCGTCCAACTCGGCGACGCGGGAGGCACCGTCGACATCGTCGACGCCGCCCAGATCCTCACCATCGGTGGGATCGTCAGCGACGCCAGCACCTCGGGCTCACTCACGAAGACCGGCGACGGTACGCTTCTGCTCTCCGGCCCCAACACCTACACCGGCCCCACTCTGGTTTCGGCGGGAACTCTGCAGTTCTCGACCGACGGCTCGGGTGCTTCCGACATCACGGCCTCGGCCAACGCTGCTGCCGGACCGCTCGTCGCCGCTGATGATGCCCAGTTCGTCAACAGCGGTGACCTGACCTTGGGCAACGACGGCATCCTGCTCGTCGACTATGGCAGTACCACCCCAAGCACCACCGTCGCACCGATGCAGGTCGACAACTTCGGCCTGGGAACGAATCCGGTTGTCATTCTGGACGCCGCATCGATCTCAAGCCTTCTCGTCGGGCAGACCTATCCGTTGGTGACGTGGACCGGAAGCGGCCCCGCCGATGGCTCCGCGTTTTCTCTCGTCAGCCACCGAGGATTGCTTACCGGAACCTTCAGCGTCGCGGCCAACACCCTGTCCGTGACGATCGGCTCCAACACTCCTTCGGTGATCGCATGGAACGCCGGTGACGGCATCTGGGACACCGCCACCAGCAACTGGGTCGACGGCAGCCTCGCCGCCACCACCTACGTCGACCCGCTCGACGGCGTCCTCTTCGGTGACGCCGGCGGCGCCTCGGGCAATCCGCTCATCACCCTGGACAGCATCTTCTCTCCGGTGAGCGTGACGATGAACAGCACCTCCCACGACTACACCATCGACGGCATCGGCGGGATCGCGGGCACGGGTCCGCTCACACTCGATGGTGCCAATACCCGCACGCTGACTCTCTCCACCGCCAACGACACCTTCGACGGAGACATCACGGTCAACGGTGGCACGCTGGTCGGCGCGGGGGCGTTCAGTGGCAGCGGAGGCGTCCGGGTCTTCGGTGCCGGCTCGAGCGCGCGAACCGTGACCGTCAACACCGGCGGAACCCTGCAGTTCGATTCCGGAAACATCTTCACCGGAAACTTCTCGTCGAACAGTGTTCCCTCGCTCGTTATCGACGGCGGCACCGTGACCAACGGCGGCATCGCCACCAACAATGCCCTCGGCCTGGTCACGCTCAATGACGGCACCCTGACCGCCACCACCGGCAGTTCGAGCGGATACGGATCCTACAATCTCAATAACACGGTCACCTCGACCGGAACCTCGCTGATCTCCTCGACGGCCCTGGAGCCCGTCACCCTGAGTGCCGCCGCGGGAACGACGACCATCTTCGATGTCCAGAGCGGGACACTCACCATTTCCGCCGAACTGGGTGAGGTGACCGCCAGCGGAGACGAGCGGTCGAGCGGACTCGTCAAAGCCGGAGCGGGCATCCTGAGACTCTCCGCCATGAACTCCTACTCCGATGCCACAACCATCGACGGAGGCATGCTGGAAGTCATGGTGGCCCAAGCCATGTCCGGCGGACTGGCATTCGGAGCCGCTGCCGGGAACACGACAACCGGCGCCTTGGACCTGTCGTCAGCAAGTGCCTCCTTTGCCGGCGCTTCCCTGGCGCAGAACAACTCCCCCACCGCCAATACGGTCACCGTGGGGGCAGCCCAAACCCTCACGCTCAGCGGCGGCCTGACCATGGGCTATGACGCAGGCGGCGGCAGCGGCGCCACCCAATCGGACCTCACCGTCAGCGGATCAGGCTCGTTCGTCGTCACCGGCTCCACCCTCGCGATCAGCGTGAACCAGGCGGGCACGAACCAAGGCTACTGGAGCGCGCCGACGCTCGACGTTTCCGGACTGGGGGCATTCAGCGCGGATGTCACCAACTTCAACGTCGGAGTGGGCACCACCACTCATGGCCCCGGCACCCTTCTGCTCTCGGACACGGCCAACACCATCATCGCGACCAACCTCAAGGTCGGGGACACCGGCAGCAACAACGGCAGAGGCGTCAGCACTCTGCTGCTGGGCACAGGCACCAATGTCATCCAGACCGACACCCTCACGATCGGGCGCGGTAAGAGCAGCGGAAACGGTGTCGTGAAGTTCGCATCCCAGGACGTAGGACCGGGAACGGTCACGATCGCCGATGCGGCAGGAACCGGCCCGACCGATATCACGCTTGGCAATGCCTACACCGTCGCGACCGGAGGCGGAGCCGTAGGAACGCTGGATCTCCGAGGCCACGTGGCGACCGTCACGGCCGGGACTCTTCTGATGGGCCAAACCAACGCCAACAGCAATGTCGCGAGCACCAACGGGGTCATCCACTTCGACTCGGGAACCTTCACCGTGGATACCTTGCAGATGGGTCTGAAGACCGGGAACTCGACCGGATCCGCGAAGGGAACGATCAACGTCGGTGGCGGCGACTTCACCGTGGACACATCCATCACCTTCGGATCCCAAACGGGCAACGGCTCCTCGCAGGCCACGCTGAACCTCACCGGAGGAACGTTCACCTCGAACACCGACATCCTGAGTGGAGGGGGTATCGTAACCAGCACGATCAACCTCAGTGGTGGCTTGCTCGACCTCGTCGGCAATGACATCGGCACAATCGGAGAGCCTGTGGTCCTCAATGCCGAGTCCGGCACCCTGCAGAACGTGGCGGCCATCAACGGAACCGGCGGGTTGACCAAGACCACGGCGGACACCCTGGTCCTGACCGGAACCAATGGCTACACCGGCGCGACGGTGGTTTCGGAAGGAACGCTCTCGCTGATCAACGGCAGCCATGCCTCACCGATCACCGCGAACAACGCCGCGTCGCTCGGCTTCACCTTGGATTCTCCCACGACCTCGACCGAATCGGTGACCTTCGATGCCGGTTCCACGGTCAAGATCACGGGAACTCCGACCCTGGCCAGCTACACGCTGATGACGGCATCGTCTTTCGCGGGGATTGCACCGGTGCTCGACGCTCCGATCGCCGGCTACGCGCTGACGGTGGACGGCGGCACCACTCTCAAACTGGTGCAAGCGGCGGGCTATGCCTCGTGGGCCGCCACCAACGCTGGCGGACAAGGTCCGGATCTCGATTGGGACGGTGATGGCATGCAGAACGGAGTGGAGTACTTCATGAACGCGGCCGCCGGATTCACTGCCAACCCGCAGCTCGATGGCTCGGGCACCATCACCTGGCCGAACGGTGGGAACATTCCAGCCTCCGAGTACGGCACGCAGTTCGTCGTCCAAACATCCAGTGATCTTGTGAACTGGAACGACGTGCTGGTCGGCGACCTCGACACCAATACCGATGGTCCCGGCGGATCCCTGACCTACACGCTCACCGGTCCCGGACCGCGCTTCGTGCGCCTTCAAGTCACGCCGAACTGACGGCACTGACGGGTAGCGGGCTCCCTCACCCGGGTGGGGGAGCCCGTCGCCCTCTCGCCGGGCAGATGACTTCCCTTTCTGGCGGACGCCCCGGACTGCCGGGACGGCTGCCTATCGGAGTTCGGACCGTTCGAGTGAAATGCCGGCTCAGTTGCTGAGGTTCGTACAGAGCTTCAGCAGCAGCGGATCGAGCTCGTACTTCGAATCACAGACGGTCTGGATCGGCAGGCTGCCGTATTCACCGTCCTGATAGGTCATCACCGAATTGGTTTCGCCGGCCTCGAGGGCATCGATGGCCGCTACGGCAAACTTGTAGGCCATCAGGCGGTCGCGGACCGTCGGCGAGCCGCCGCGCTGGACGTGACCCAGCACCGTCAGGCGGGCTTCCATGCCGATCGAGTCGGTGATCCAGCGCGTGAGGTAATCACCCATCTTGGTTCCTTCCGCAACAATCGCGAGGACGTAGTTCCGGCCACCCTTGATCTCGGCCTTCAGTCGGCCACCAATGCTGTCGAGGTTGTAGGGCAACTCAGGCGTCAGGCAGACCTCCGCCCCGCAGGCCAGCGCGCTTACCATCGCGAGATAGCCGCAGTGACGGCCCATCACCTCGATGACGAACGCCCTCGAGAACGAATTGGCGGTGTCGCGGATCGAGTCGACCGACTGGCGGATCATGTTCAGTGCGGTGTCGACGCCCAGGCAGTAGTCGGTTCCCGCAATGTCGTTGTCGATCGTCGCGGGGATACCGGCGAACGGCACTCCGAAATCGGCGTAGAATTGATTCAAGGCACGGAACGATCCGTCACCACCGACGACGACGAGTTTCTCGATCCCGCGCTTCTTGAGGTTGAGGAACGCCTGCTCGCGGAACTCGAGCTCGAAGAAACGCTTCGATCGGGATGAGCGGAGAAAGGTGCCTCCTCGGTGGAGAATGCCGGAGATCAGCTCGCGGTCGGCCTCGACGAACTTGTCGTCGATCAGCCCGCGCAGGCCGTCGTACACCAACCACGGCTTGTAGCCGCGGCGGGCGGCGTACTCCGCCGCGCATTTCACGGCGGGATTCATGCCGGCCGCATCGCCACCGGATGTGAAAATCGCAAGTCCTTTGCTCATGGCTCGGCGGGAGGGAAGAGGATGCCTCCGCCGGGGGCAAGCACGGGATGGGCCGATCCGCGGCGGATTTCCGTGCGGGTCGGCGGATGCCCGGCCGTGCAGCCATTCCGACTGCGAAATGCAACCGATTGCCGGTCGCGGACGGGCGTCCTGCACGGCGACCCGGGCGCGAAACCCCGGAAACACGGGGATTCGGCCTTGGAACACGGATTGCGATGTCTCCCCTGCGGTCTGTTTCCGCATTCAACAACCAACCGAACACCATGATTGAACTCGTCATTATCTTTGCCGTTCTCGCCCTCGTCGCCGCCATCTTCGGATTCGGAGGCATCGCCGGACAATTCGCCGGCATCGCCAAGGTCCTGCTTGTGATCTTCCTCGTCGTCGCTGCCGTGATGCTGGTGCTCTGATCGCCACCGACGACCCCGGACACCCGCTTCCCATGAAACCGAACCTTTTGGTCGTCGATACCCTCGGAGACGGCTCGCGAGAGATCGTCGAGTCCGTCTGCGAGGAACTCAGCCGCGACTACTACGTCTACCTCGCCCGACCGGGATCCGGCTTCCGGGAAGACAGCCCGAACGGCGTGCGCTTCGTCTCCAATCCATTGGACGCGCTCCCGAGATTCGGCACGCTCGCCACAGTGTGGTCGGTGGGCAACCGGTCCGTCTCGACCGCCGTCCGCGCGGCCTATCCCGAGGCAGACTTCCACGACTGGCGCCCGGCCGACTCACCGCAGTCCCCGGACGGCTTCGTGAAGGCCCTCCGCCAACGTTCCCGCACCCCGCGTCTGACGGCGGTCGCCACCGGACGGAAGACCGCCGCGTAAGCACTCGCTGTTCGGGCGCCATGGGTACTCGCCATGCCGCCACCTTGTCTCCAAGGTGGCGCGGCGATGCCGATGATTTCACGCCGCAAGGACCGCTACCCGATCTCGGCGCCGCTGGGGCAGTATCTCTATCGCTTCGACCGCTTCCGCGAAATCCCCGGAATTTACGAGGACCTGTTGCGCTTCGCCGGCTCGATCCCCTACGAGGATCCCCAAGGCAAAGAGACGCTGTGGCTGACGGTCTACTACGATCCCGAGCACATGCGGGAGCTGCGGCCGAAACTCACGCGCATCTACGGCGAGCTGAAGGTCGGCGGTGATTCCGATCACCACGAGCACCTCACGGTCGACCGCATCGACTTCGGCGAATTCGGCAACTCGCGACCGTTCCGAATCCGGATCACCAACCTCTACAATGACAACTCGGACTACTTCTACGTGAAGTTCGCCGACGCGTCGCGGATCTTCGGGCTGGAGCTAGAGCACATCCTTTCGCCCAACCGCATCAACTACCTCGTCAACGGCGACACCCTGATCGAGGAGCACATCGCCGGCGTGCCGGGCGACGTCTTCCTGCGCGACCACCTGCCGAAGCCGGAACTCAACCAGGTGCGGATCGCCAAGGAGTTCACCAAGTTCAACGAGCGCTGCTTCATCCGGCTTCTGGGAGACATGCGCAGCGTGAACTACGTCGTCGACATCACCCCGGACTTCGAGGAGGTCCAGTACCGCGTCCGCCCGATCGACTTCGACCAGCAAAGCTACGAGGGCGCCGGCAAGACCTACCTCGCCTACCGTTTCCGCTCGAACCGCACCGTGACCAAGCTGGCGTTCGACGTCCTGAACCGCGCGACCATCGAACAGTACGTGGCCGAGGAACATGCCCAGATGACGCGTCGCGCCAAGGTCGAGAGCCTGCGCCTGAAAGCCCTGCTCGGCGTGATGCAGCGCGAGGAACTCGCACCGCGCGCGCACGTCCGCCGCCTCGCGGCCGACCTCGCGAAGTACCACCACACCGACATTTTCCGCGACTGCACAACGATGGGCGAACTGACCGCCGCCCACGTTTCGCACATGCTGGATCTGTAAGGATCCGACGTCCGGACTCGACGGACCGGCGAGGGCATGGATGCTGCGGCACATGGAATTCGTGACTGTCGCGGCGTTGAAGCAGCAGGCCGGTGAGCAACCGCAACGGCTTGCCGTGGATGCCGAACTTCAGGGGCGCAGCGAGCGGCAGACGAAGACCGGCAAACCCTACCTCGTGCTCTCGTTCGCCGATGCGACCGGCAGCTTCAACCTCAACGCATGGTCGGACGCGCCGCTGTTCGAAGCGGCGTCGCAGTTCGGCGACGGCACCGTGCTGCGGCTCGACGCCGAGTGGACTCAGAACCAGTGGGGCGTCAATGCGGCCAACCTGTCTTGGGAGCGACTCGATAGCGACGCGCTCGAAACCTTCTACGCCGGCGATGCCGAGACCGCGGAGCGGCAACGGGCGGCATGGAAGACGATCCGCGATTTCTGCTCGAGCATCGCCGACCCCCGCCTGTCGACCCTGTGCGCGCATTTCCTCGATGAATACGGCGCCCGCTTCCGACGGGCCGCCGCCGCCCGCAAGAACCACCACGCGCGTCGCGGCGGACTGGCCGAACACGTCGCCCAGATGATGTGCGCGGCCGACGCGTTCTGCTCGGTCTATCCGCAGCTCAACCGGGATCTCATGCTCGCCGGCGTTTTGTTCCACGACTGCGGGAAGCTTTGGGAAAACCAGTATCCCGAGCAGGGATTCGCGCAGGGACACTCGCTCTACGGCGAAATGCTCGGCCACATCCCGCTCGGCATCGAACTGGTCAACAAGCTCTGGCACGAGATCCTCGAAACGCCCGCCGCGAAGGGCTGGTTGGCCGAAGAGCCGCCGAGCGAACATGTGAGGCTGCACCTGATGCACCTGATCGCCGCCCATCACGGCGCGCTTGAGTTCGGATCCCCCACCCTGCCACGGACACCCGAAGCATTCGCGCTCCACCACATCGACAACCTCGATGCCAAACTGGAGATGATGAAGGACGCCTACGCCGAGTCGAACGAGCTCGCCGACGGCATTTACGAAAAGCGATTTCCCCTGCCGGCCAATCCGGTCGCTCCCCTGCCGGCCTACGAGGCCGCGCCCGAATCACCCGCCAAGCCTGCGGGCGACCTTCTGCTCTGATTTCCCGGCTTGCCGGAACTTCGGCCTGCGGCAAGGGTTCACCCGATTGTCATGGAGAGCTCCGACGCCATCCTCACGCGGCTGACGAAGCTCACCGACACCAGCCTGATCGTGCACTGGTTCACCGAGTCGTGCGGGTTGATCAAAACGGTCGCCAAGGGCGCGCGCCGGCCCAAGAGCCCGTTCGCCGGGAAGCTCGACCTGTTTTTCTCCGCCGAAGTCCACTGGGCGGAGGCCCGGCGTGGCGAGCTCCACTCGCTGCGGGAAGTCTCGCCCCAATCATGCCGCGAACGGATCCGCCGCGACTACCCGACCACCCTGCTGGCCGCCTATTTCTGCCGCTTGCTCGAAACCGCGGTCGAACACCAGCACCCGGAACCGGAGCTGTATGACCTGCTGCGACGCGGCCTCGACCACATCAACGCGTCCGGAGCCTCGGAAAATGCGTTGTTTCACTTCGAAAGTGAGCTTGCACGGCTGCTCGGCCTCGGTAACGAGAAGCGACGGGGGGCACCGGCGCTGCGAGAAGCGCTCGGCGGACTCCCAAACCAGCGGGAACAAGTGCTCGCGAGTTTCGATAATCCCCAGAAAATCCACTTTCCAGATCACAAATCCGAGGTTTAATCGTATATACAAATTATGGACTCTCCAACGATCACCCTGATCCAGATCCTGCGCCAGCGCGTCGATTCGCTGGTCGAGGCTGGTGACTATGACGAAGCCGTCCACGCCGCCACTGCGGCGCTGGAAAAGGCACAGCACGCGCTGTCCTCCGATCTGGAGAGCATCGACGAATTTGCCTGCACGCTTGAGCTCCGCGGCGACCTGTATCGGGCCCTCGGCCGGTATGAAGATGCGCGTGAGGACTACAAGCAGGCGCTCGAGCAGCTTGAAAACCGCCCGGACCGCATGATGCAGGTTGGACGAATCAGCGCCGCGCAAGGCGCGGTTCACGATGCTCTGGGCAACCAGGAGCGCGCCGCCGAGCTGTGGGAAGCCGCAATGAAGATCTTCGAGGAAACCGAGCCGCCCGCCCTGCTCGACGTGGCCCTCATGGCGAACAACCTCGCCTACCTGCGGAAGTCCAATGGCGACATCGACGGTGCTGAGAGCTACTTCCTCCGCGCGCTAGAGATTCACCATCAGGTGCTCGGTCCCGATCATGAGGAAACCGCCACCGTTTCGAACAACCTCGGCGCGCTCTACCAGTCGTCCGGCTATTTCGAGCAGGCCCGCGAGATGCACATGATGGCGCTTGAGGCGCGTCGCAAGCAGTTCGGCGAAGATCATCCGGACACCGCCCAGTCGCACAACAACCTGGCCCTGGCCCTGTTGGAAACCGGCGACCGTTCTTGGGCACGCCGGCACTTCGAGAAGTCACTCCACGCCTTCGAAACACTCGGGGCCGACTACCACAGCGACCTCGAAGCCGTGTCGTCGAACTACTGCGAGTTCCTGCGCAGCGAAGGTGAGAATGTCCTTGCCGATCGGATCGAAGGGAAGATGTCGGAACTGGCGGGCGCCTGAGCCGACTGCCTTTCCTCCGGCGATACCCGATTCAATTTTGAAGCCCGGCACCCCGTGCCGGGCTTTTTCGTGCCTTGCCGGGCGCTCGGGTGGAGATCCCTCAGCTCCCCTTCACCTTGAATCGCTCGCCGAGCAACCACTTGCGGACCACGTCGCGGTTGGCGGTCAGGCTGCCCTGCACCCGGTAGTTCGACCGGCGCAGGACATCCGCCCCGGCCTCCTCCTCATCGACCACACACCACGGCCGCGAGCCGGAAGAATGGACGAAGCGGAAGCCGTCCGGACGCGTGACGATGAATCCGACATGCGTGTCCAGGCCGACGATCCGGATCCCCGAATCCATGCCGCGCAACTCGCCCGCATACTCCTCATACGGACGTCCCACCCGCAGCGACAGCTCGTCCCTGGGCAGAAAGGTGCGGAGGATGTTCTGCGACGGCTGGCGTGCCAGCTTGTAGCGGTCGACCTTGAACCCGGCGTCCCGCAGCACCGTCGCGACGAAGTAGCCGCAGGCGATCTTGCCGTCGCCCGGAGTCTCCGAGGTTCCGTTGAAATCCCACGGCGTCCCGAGCCAGCAACTCATCAGGTCCGGCAAGGCCGTCTGCAGGAAAACCGCGGCCTCATCGAGGATCTCCTCCTTTTCCGAAGTGCCCGCCGCCCGATAGCGTTTGCCGAGATCGAGGCGCCAGCGTTCCACCTCGTCCTTGAGCACCTTGTAGCGCTCCGGATCCGGTCGGGCCGGCAGCTTGCCGGTCACCAGCACCGGTTGGCCGATCTGCTGCCACCAGTTCCGGAGCTCCGCCCGGAAGAACCACCCGACTCCGCCCGCGACGATCGCGAGGGCGAACAGCAGGCGGAAGAAGGCTCGTTTCACCGGCAATTCAAAGTTCGGGCCGAACGGGAATGCCCCGCTCGGCAAAATAGCGCTTCGCCTCGCCCACCGTGTGTGTCCCGAAGTGGAAAATGCTCGCCGCCAGCACCGCGTCCGCCTTGCCGCGCTCCAGCACCTCCACCATGTGGTCGAGGTTTCCCGCGCCGCCGCTGGCGATGACCGGAATCCCCACCGACTCGGAAACAGCCGCGGTCAACTCGCAGTCATAGCCCGCCTGGGTGCCGTCGGCATCCATGCTGGTCAGAAGGATCTCCCCCGCTCCGCGACGCCAGACCTCCTTGGCCCACTCGATCGCGTCGAGCCCGACCGGCGTCCGCCCACCGTGGGTGTAGACCCCCCACTTGCCCGGGCCTTCCCGCTTGGCATCGATCGCCACCACGATGCACTGCGCGCCGAAGGCCTTGGCGCCGGCGTCGACCAGATCCGGGTTGTTCACCGCCGAGGTGTTGATCCCGACCTTGTCCGCACCGGCGAGCAGCATCTCGCGCATGTTCTCGACCGAGCGGATACCGCCTCCGACCGTCAGCGGGATGAAGCAGTGCTCGGCCGTGCGGTGGACCACGTCGACCATTGTTGCGCGATTGTCCGAAGACGCCGTGATGTCGAGAAACACCAACTCGTCGGCCTGCTGCTCGTTGTACGCCATCGCGCACTCCACCGGATCTCCGGCGTCGATCAGGTCGACGAAATTGACGCCCTTCACCACGCGACCGTCGGTCACGTCGAGGCACGGAATGATGCGTTTCGCCAGCACGCTGGGAGCAAAGCGGCGGCAACCGCGGATGTCCACCCCGCGGATGCGGCAGCGCTCAGCGCGCCGGTTCTTCGGCGAGCCGCTGCTCGTGACGCCAGAAGCCCCAGACGATCATGCCGAAGCCGCCGGTGAGGAGTCCGATGTTCACGTTCTTTACGGTGTCGAGAAGCATCGGATCGAACTCCGCC is part of the Haloferula helveola genome and encodes:
- a CDS encoding HD domain-containing protein; this encodes MEFVTVAALKQQAGEQPQRLAVDAELQGRSERQTKTGKPYLVLSFADATGSFNLNAWSDAPLFEAASQFGDGTVLRLDAEWTQNQWGVNAANLSWERLDSDALETFYAGDAETAERQRAAWKTIRDFCSSIADPRLSTLCAHFLDEYGARFRRAAAARKNHHARRGGLAEHVAQMMCAADAFCSVYPQLNRDLMLAGVLFHDCGKLWENQYPEQGFAQGHSLYGEMLGHIPLGIELVNKLWHEILETPAAKGWLAEEPPSEHVRLHLMHLIAAHHGALEFGSPTLPRTPEAFALHHIDNLDAKLEMMKDAYAESNELADGIYEKRFPLPANPVAPLPAYEAAPESPAKPAGDLLL
- the recO gene encoding DNA repair protein RecO, with translation MESSDAILTRLTKLTDTSLIVHWFTESCGLIKTVAKGARRPKSPFAGKLDLFFSAEVHWAEARRGELHSLREVSPQSCRERIRRDYPTTLLAAYFCRLLETAVEHQHPEPELYDLLRRGLDHINASGASENALFHFESELARLLGLGNEKRRGAPALREALGGLPNQREQVLASFDNPQKIHFPDHKSEV
- a CDS encoding tetratricopeptide repeat protein, translating into MDSPTITLIQILRQRVDSLVEAGDYDEAVHAATAALEKAQHALSSDLESIDEFACTLELRGDLYRALGRYEDAREDYKQALEQLENRPDRMMQVGRISAAQGAVHDALGNQERAAELWEAAMKIFEETEPPALLDVALMANNLAYLRKSNGDIDGAESYFLRALEIHHQVLGPDHEETATVSNNLGALYQSSGYFEQAREMHMMALEARRKQFGEDHPDTAQSHNNLALALLETGDRSWARRHFEKSLHAFETLGADYHSDLEAVSSNYCEFLRSEGENVLADRIEGKMSELAGA
- the hisF gene encoding imidazole glycerol phosphate synthase subunit HisF gives rise to the protein MLAKRIIPCLDVTDGRVVKGVNFVDLIDAGDPVECAMAYNEQQADELVFLDITASSDNRATMVDVVHRTAEHCFIPLTVGGGIRSVENMREMLLAGADKVGINTSAVNNPDLVDAGAKAFGAQCIVVAIDAKREGPGKWGVYTHGGRTPVGLDAIEWAKEVWRRGAGEILLTSMDADGTQAGYDCELTAAVSESVGIPVIASGGAGNLDHMVEVLERGKADAVLAASIFHFGTHTVGEAKRYFAERGIPVRPEL